The Sphingomonas sanxanigenens DSM 19645 = NX02 genome includes a region encoding these proteins:
- the rpmG gene encoding 50S ribosomal protein L33 → MAKPTTVKIKLVSTADTGFFYVTKKNPRTQTEKLNFRKYDPVVRKHVEFKEAKIK, encoded by the coding sequence ATGGCCAAGCCGACCACTGTCAAGATCAAGCTCGTCAGCACGGCGGACACCGGCTTCTTCTACGTCACGAAGAAGAATCCCCGGACCCAGACCGAGAAGCTGAACTTCCGCAAGTACGATCCCGTCGTGCGCAAGCACGTCGAGTTCAAGGAAGCGAAGATCAAGTAA